A genome region from Camelina sativa cultivar DH55 chromosome 10, Cs, whole genome shotgun sequence includes the following:
- the LOC104718133 gene encoding zinc finger MYND domain-containing protein 15-like: MDLHLKNLFGRFQEQFGSGPGLGPGSGVCIMKVEGISSNIVQSIFRASASLYRSEPWKRLRPGHLFGVRVGKDSDWSGKRQPFQCVHFIGGDGGDIAFYIYRSMSYALKMTDDSWEMARVPNVEVLRVTYELESLLFPSNKRMVKSLSLEVSGTDRFPVIDVARCTTSGELQFRSPTLEELRLVFAVMKALSLVHPLLEEEMQVRGLPRMVTFSPFIETVDVQWPPEMFKGHDFVAVTVSHPPGQSYDQKSKKAVLAHEDEALDLVSGMTNLRVGNNGEDAGLSRCTMCEKAVHRGECVCCSHCRATIYCGSDCEKRHWREMHRSVCSLYEAMMSREEEHKLKIFSFSCYAENPCEWLGSFGIHKKGMWRRQCSCYSHQPFGLLHCFSSDAQSELWGGLEEGDYPQDLPIQSLNNGRSPGLNLMSDWSDYYDLRCLPRSSPVADILCYPLTLYHILTSVSTHSKNLLLKGKEVTVHYLGPERELDWIKAFAEINHLLNGLGTVQIIMIGPEVPSDLSGTIATTSTTNSRVKVSFVKGLYQEEVTYLSSPDIIVALNCDLDGYSSWAGAVETMNNMGIPGFFTDKTEEACGNAKSVLRNAGLNISHPVAPNPFRSPVRTCAKSSNLPCYSNGFILGVNT; this comes from the coding sequence ATGGATTTGCATTTGAAGAACTTATTTGGtaggtttcaagaacaattcGGGTCAGGTCCTGGTCTAGGACCTGGATCCGGTGTTTGTATTATGAAAGTTGAAGGTATATCTTCCAACATTGTTCAATCCATATTTAGAGCTtcagcttctttatatagaagtgagccATGGAAGAGGCTCAGACCGGGCCATTTGTTCGGTGTTCGGGTTGGGAAAGACTCAGATTGGTCAGGAAAGAGACAGCCTTTCCAATGTGTTCACTTCATAGGAGGGGATGGTGGTGATATAgcgttttatatatataggtccATGAGCTATGCGCTGAAAATGACTGATGATTCATGGGAAATGGCCAGAGTTCCTAATGTTGAGGTTTTAAGGGTTACTTATGAGCTTGAATCGTTGTTGTTTCCTTCTAACAAGAGGATGGTTAAGTCTTTGTCTTTAGAAGTTTCTGGAACCGATCGGTTTCCGGTCATTGATGTAGCGCGGTGCACTACCTCTGGTGAGCTCCAGTTCAGAAGCCCGACACTGGAAGAGCTTAGGCTTGTGTTTGCAGTAATGAAAGCTCTTTCTTTGGTTCATCCTTTGCTTGAAGAGGAGATGCAAGTCAGGGGGTTGCCAAGGATGGTAACGTTTTCGCCTTTTATTGAGACTGTTGATGTTCAGTGGCCACCAGAGATGTTCAAGGGCCATGACTTTGTTGCTGTTACGGTTTCACATCCTCCTGGACAATCATATGATCAGAAGTCCAAGAAAGCTGTGTTGGCACACGAAGATGAAGCGTTGGACTTAGTTTCAGGAATGACCAATTTGCGCGTTGGTAATAATGGTGAAGATGCAGGTTTAAGCAGGTGCACAATGTGTGAGAAAGCTGTTCATAGAGGTGAGTGTGTTTGTTGTAGCCATTGCCGTGCAACCATCTACTGTGGTTCAGACTGTGAGAAACGGCACTGGCGAGAAATGCACCGGAGTGTTTGCAGTCTCTATGAAGCTATGATGAGTAGAGAAGAAGAGCACAAGCTAAAGATCTTCTCTTTCTCGTGTTATGCTGAAAACCCATGTGAATGGCTTGGATCTTTCGGCATCCATAAAAAGGGAATGTGGAGAAGACAATGCAGTTGCTATTCTCACCAACCTTTTGGACTATTACACTGTTTCTCCTCAGATGCACAATCTGAATTATGGGGAGGGCTAGAGGAAGGAGACTATCCACAAGATTTACCTATTCAGAGTCTGAACAACGGGCGTTCCCCCGGTCTAAACCTCATGTCAGATTGGTCAGATTACTATGATTTACGGTGTCTACCACGGTCAAGCCCGGTTGCTGACATTCTCTGTTACCCTTTAACCCTTTACCACATACTAACATCAGTAAGCACCCATTCCAAGAATCTGTTGCTGAAAGGTAAAGAAGTAACTGTCCATTACTTAGGTCCAGAACGAGAACTTGACTGGATCAAAGCCTTTGCAGAGATCAATCACTTGCTTAATGGTTTAGGAACCGTGCAGATCATAATGATCGGACCTGAAGTTCCATCTGACTTATCTGGTACAATAGCAACCACTTCAACGACAAACAGCAGAGTTAAGGTGAGCTTTGTGAAAGGTTTGTACCAAGAGGAGGTAACATACCTGAGTTCACCGGATATCATTGTAGCTTTAAATTGTGACCTCGATGGGTACTCGAGCTGGGCGGGAGCGGTTGAGACGATGAACAATATGGGCATCCCCGGTTTCTTCACTGATAAGACAGAAGAAGCTTGCGGAAATGCAAAGTCAGTTTTGCGTAATGCAGGGCTGAATATATCACATCCGGTTGCTCCTAACCCTTTCCGCTCACCTGTGAGGACTTGTGCAAAGTCCAGCAATCTTCCCTGTTACAGCAACGGCTTCATTCTTGGGGTGAATACATAA
- the LOC104718135 gene encoding pentatricopeptide repeat-containing protein At4g21880, mitochondrial-like, which produces MVLKAKKSLGAVFRLAMRNSTKTAKPKPIDSPIPETGLVSTSFMPEILSTLKSSDDSSITGQDLAEPALAGQVSSALDVRFSDFSLLQERNGSKKALESCSILPRNICSSQRPKLASRVRMQTDNYQKKQSEIMERLAKGCVQKLGTETMVAVLNKMGKEAGEKDYNAMTKLCISRARRSNDAEYALDQIGKAIEHLKEMRQLGFAIREGAYGPFFKYLVDMEMVEEFMILKEFIKEASPESRGRLVYYEMLLWIQVDDEERIHKLCNTVDDSGLSLSTLQEYYLVALCEKDSKENLQKLLEIIDITKVSSPEALKSIFGYLGKLVSASVAVKLLWDLRDCGKDGVETVSNLISNYATCIPNSTVEDAIFKFNKLHEELDVVPSSTSYENLVSYLCGSNEVVTALDIVDNMCEAGLVISANILHSLLQAIEQILEFNLVQRIYSIMSNKSVKPNSETFRRSINLCIRIKDFEGAYNMLGNLKNFNLAPNSSMYNPILAGYFREKKVSSALKVLEEMKEADVKPDSMTFSYLINYCDEEEAISEYYEEMKQAGLEANKHVYMSLIKAYASCGQFDKAKQVLMDRGVPTKDRNELKSVLISALATNGNITDALSIYEEMKISGCTVEPKAIISLIDNSDSNAELSTLVQLTHELRDCKFWIDGFFKTIVFSIRNNKSSSILDLLEQTKNHLSKDDIAVEYWFEEVFRSIADTESSDVKLGLDLVSFMKEELELYPSRKCLDFLLHACVNAKDKQSALLVWKEYQFSELPYNVLNYLRMYQVLVAAGDSKGAKAIVSKIPNDDADAKCIINESRIVFTPKPKSKKSKKKQLVLQAK; this is translated from the exons ATGGTTTTAAAGGCGAAGAAAAGCTTAGGCGCTGTGTTCCGCCTTGCGATGAGAAACTCCACCAAGACTGCTAAACCCAAACCTATAGATTCACCAATTCCAGAGACTGGACTAG TGTCAACGAGTTTTATGCCGGAGATTCTCTCAACGCTTAAGTCTTCCGACGATTCGTCAATTACTGGTCAAG ATCTTGCGGAACCGGCACTTGCTGGTCAGGTCTCCTCTGCTTTAGATG TTAGATTTAGTGATTTTAGTCTACTTCAAGAAAGGAATGGTTCGAAGAAGGCGTTGGAAAGCTGTAGTATCCTGCCTAGGAACATTTGTTCCTCTCAAAGGCCTAAACTGGCTTCACGTGTTAGGATGCAGACAGATAATTACCAGAAGAAGCAGTCAGAGATTATGGAGAGGCTTGCCAAGGGATGTGTTCAGAAGCTAGGCACTGAGACTATGGTTGCGGTGTTGAATAAAATGGGGAAAGAAGCGGGTGAAAAAGATTACAATGCAATGACTAAACTTTGCATATCACGCGCGAGGAGAAGCAATGATGCAGAGTATGCTCTTGATCAGATTGGGAAGGCAATTGAACATCTCAAAGAAATGAGACAACTTGGTTTCGCTATAAGAGAAGGAGCTTATGGACCCTTTTTTAAGTACTTGGTTGAtatggaaatggtagaggaatTCATGATACTCAAGGAGTTTATTAAGGAGGCAAGTCCTGAGTCCCGTGGGAGACTTGTCTATTATGAAATGCTTCTTTGGATCCAAGTCGACGATGAAGAGAGGATCCACAAACTTTGTAATACAGTTGATGATAGTGGGCTAAGTTTATCAACCTTACAAG AATATTATTTGGTGGCACTGTGTGAGAAAGACAGTAAGGAAAATCTTCAAAAGCTGTTAGAGATTATCGacataacaaaagtatcttcaCCAGAGGCATTGAAAAGCATATTTGGATACCTTGGAAAATTGGTGTCGGCATCTGTTGCAGTGAAGCTACTTTGGGACCTAAGAGACTGTGGTAAAG ATGGAGTGGAGACAGTTTCAAATCTCATATCCAACTATGCAACTTGCATCCCAAATTCAACG GTAGAGGATGCCATTTTCAAGTTTAACAAGTTGCATGAAGAACTAGATGTCGTGCCGTCATCGACATCGTATGAGAATCTTGTTAGTTATCTTTGTGGCTCAAATGAG GTGGTCACTGCTCTTGATATAGTTGACAATATGTGTGAAGCAGGTCTGGTAATATCGGCAAACATCCTGCACTCTTTGTTACAGGCCATTGAGCAGATTCTTGAATTTAATTTG GTGCAAAGAATCTATTCAATAATGAGCAACAAGAGTGTGAAGCCAAATAGTGAGACTTTTAGGAGATCGATAAACTTGTGCATACGAATCAAAGAT TTTGAAGGTGCATATAATATGCTTGGTAATTTGAAGAATTTCAATTTGGCACCGAACTCTAGCATGTACAATCCTATACTGGCAGGATATTTCCGGGAG aaaaaagtgAGCAGTGCCTTAAAAGTCCTTGAGGAAATGAAAGAAGCTGATGTTAAACCTGATTCCATGACTTTTAGCTATCTAATAAACTATTGCGACGAGGAGGAGGCTATTTCGGAG TATTACGAGGAGATGAAGCAAGCAGGACTTGAAGCTAATAAGCACGTTTACATGTCCCTTATTAAAGCATATGCATCATGCGGACAGTTTGACAAGGCAAAACAA gtGCTCATGGACCGGGGAGTTCCGACGAAGGATCGCAATGAGCTGAAAAGTGTGCTTATATCTGCTCTGGCGACAAATGGAAATATAACAGATGCTTTAAGTATTTATGAAGAAATGAAGATATCTGGCTGCACCGTAGAGCCAAAAGCTATTATATCTCTTATA GATAACTCTGATTCAAACGCAGAGTTGAGTACGTTGGTTCAACTCACTCATGAGCTGCGTGATTGTAAATTTTGGATTGATGGCTTCTTCAAAACTATCGTGTTTTCTATTCGCAACAATAAATCAAG CTCTATTCTTGATTTGCTAGAGCAGACTAAAAACCACTTGTCCAAGGATGACATCGCTGTGGAATATTGGTTTGAAGAG GTGTTTAGGTCAATAGCAGACACAGAGTCTAGTGATGTGAAGCTAGGACTGGACTTGGTGAGCTTTATGAAGGAAGAGCTTGAGTTGTATCCTTCAAGAAAATGTCTAGATTTTCTTCTACATGCTTGTGTCAATGCCAAAGATAAGCAGAGCGCTCTACTGGTATGGAAAGAGTACCAATTTTCAGAACTTCCTTACAATGTCCTCAACTATTTAAG GATGTATCAGGTTCTAGTAGCTGCAGGAGATTCGAAAGGTGCAAAGGCAATAGTATCAAAGATTCCAAATGATGATGCAGATGccaaatgtataattaacgaaaGCCGTATTGTATTTACTCCAAAACCGAAAAGCAAAAAGtctaaaaagaaacaattagtTCTCCAAGCAAAGTAG
- the LOC104718136 gene encoding 15.4 kDa class V heat shock protein-like: protein MDFQRVQVMPWEYVLSSQSFNSYQENHVRWSQSPDSHTFSVDLPGLRKEEIKVEIEDSIYLIIRTEATAGSPDPPLKSFKRKFRLPESIDMIGISAGYEDGVLTVVVPKRITTRRFIDPSDVPETLQLLARAA, encoded by the exons atggacttTCAGAGAGTTCAAGTGATGCCGTGGGAATATGTTTTATCTTCTCAGTCTTTTAATAGCTACCAAGAGAATCATGTTCGTTGGTCTCAGTCTCCAGATTCTCACACTTTCTCTGTTGATCTCCCTG GGTtaaggaaagaagaaataaaagttGAGATCGAAGATTCGATATACTTAATCATACGAACGGAGGCGACGGCTGGATCACCGGATCCGCCGTTGAAGAGTTTTAAGAGAAAATTCCGGTTACCGGAATCGATAGATATGATCGGGATATCAGCTGGTTATGAAGATGGTGTGTTGACTGTGGTTGTACCAAAGAGGATTACGACTAGGAGATTCATTGATCCTTCTGATGTTCCTGAAACTCTTCAACTTCTTGCAAGAGCTGCTTGA